DNA sequence from the Sediminibacillus dalangtanensis genome:
CCGATATTATATCGAAGACATCAAAGAACGGGCAGAAAAACACGGACGGGATGCTTCCAAAATCAAGTTTTTATGCTTCCTAAATGTGATTGTCGGAGAAACAACCGAGGAAGCGGAGCGGAAATACGAAGAATACGCCAGTCATTGGAGTCCGGATGCTGCCAAAGCACAGTACGGTGCCAGTGGCTATGACATTTCAGAGTATGAAGTACTCGACCGCTCCTTGCCGTTTGAATATACAAAAAAGACAGAGGGTGGCCATTACAAAGCGGCAACCCTGACAAAAGATGCTCCGAAAAAGCTTACTGTAGGGGAAGTGCTCGACCGCTTTGAAACGTTGGACCGTTCTACTATCATTGTCGGAAATCCAGAAGAGGTAGCCGACGCCATCCAATTCCAATTTGAAGAATCCGGAGTGGACGGCTTTAACTTAAACCATTTTGTCACTCCTGGAGATTTAGAGGCTTTTGTGGAATTAGTGGTACCTGTCCTGCAAAAACGCGGCATTTACAAAAAGTCGTACAGGGAGGGAACCCTGAGAGAAAAGCTTTTCTCCACAGGGACTTTCCTGCCCGCCGATCATCCGGGCAGCAAATATCGAAAAGAATCAGTGAAAAAATGATTGAAGACAGACTCTAGGGTCTGTCTTCGTTTTATGGTGCAAATGAGAAATAAAGCACTCCCAATACAAACAATAGGAAATACCCGGCGATGATGTAAAACAGACTAAACACGATCTCCACAAAGAGGAGCGTCCATTTCACTGCAGGCGTCTGGCCCCAGGCAAAACGAATCCATCGGTAATTAATCAACAGCAACAAGTAGATACCAAGAATAATAAATCCCAAAACTACCCAATTACCTACTGCTTCACTGCTTTCCTGGTTATACCCATCAAAAAAACCGGACTGCCACTTCACGATTTGACAGCCGATGAGGAAAATGATCCCTAATATTGCCCCGAAACCGCCCAACCAACGCTTTTCCCGCTTAGAGGCTCTAAATAACAGTCCAAATGCAATTAATCCAAATAATATGGCGATGGTATAATCCAAGCTCAACCCTCCTTTGAGGATTTCATATAGAGTATTTCTTCTTGTGAGTTTTTCCCATTCAAATCGACACTGTATAAATGGTAATCAGGCTGTTGCTGGCCAAATTTCTTATCCACCATAAAATAAACGCGACGTCCTTCAGGTCCCATAATCACATTGCTGACACTATGTTTCAGTGTGGTTAATTGGCTTTCTTCCTTCGTCTCTCTGTCATAGGAAAACAATTCGTACTCAAACGTTCCACCTTCATCAGCATTGCTGACTGCCTGGAACAGGATGGTCTGTTCATCTGGCGTCAAAGCAAAATCAAAAACATCCTCCTGTCGATTTTCAGCACTTAAAGCCTGCAAATTTCCATTGTCATCCAAGGGAAGCTTGAATATCCGCTGATGGCTTTCAAAGATGTCATCTGCTGTTTCTGTATCCATATCGTCATCCATTTGCCAAAACACGGCCTGCTCCCTAGAAGAGACCTTTAACGACTTCATGTTATATTTTTTCAAATCTGTATGGCGCTCTGTTTTCCCACTGGAAAGGTCGAAGCTGAAAACGTCAAAATCATGTGGATGAGCACTTGCAATCGGTGAATAACTTTCGAAGGTTCCGGCTTGCAAGAAATAAAGTGTATCCGAGTCTTTGGGATCAAACTCAATCTCTGTAATCAAAGACTCTCCATTGAACAGCTCCTCATCATGATTGGTTGCTGGATAATACTTGTGAACGGAACTTGCCATCCCTGCCTGCTTATCTTTACCGCTGGTCACGTAGGTAAAAGAAGATCCATCCGGTGAAAAACTGATATCAAGGATTTCCTGATCAATCGACAGCTCAACTAAAGGCTCATTTGGGTTATGGCTGTCATTCTCGAAGTAAATACCTGGGTGTCCTTCATCAAAATATACGTAAGCGATGGATCCATCAGGAGAGATATCGTAAATCCCTGTTAAGCCTTGCTGTTTTTCGAATTCTTCCTTCCCGAAAACGACACCAAGGATAACCAAAAATATTGTTACGATAGCTATGGCAATCAGCAAAGCCCAAATGCCTTTTTTCTTCACGTGTACTCCCCCCTTACATTTGCATGAGATCGTAAATAAAATAGCTTACTGCCAGACCAATTACGAGCAGTGGTACTATCGCCGTTCCAAAGGCAGCTATCCGTTTGTGCCTCCGGATCAGGTTCATTTGCATCACATACAAACCAATCCAAATGATGAGTGGTAGTAGCCCGAGCGCCATTGCCGGCACTAGTTCTCCCGTGAAAATCAACACTCCCCATAGAAAAAACAGCACGACGCCAATTACAATAATGCCAGCTGTAATATTAATCGCGTGCAGCCACTTGGCCTGTTTCGGCAGTGGGTGACTGCCAGATTTGTAATCATGGAGCGTGGTGCGGTAAATCAAAACAATAGCGAGCAATAAAAGCAAGGAAACAAAGACAATTAAACTGGAAGATACCGCCGAAGTCCTGACTCCTGTTGCTAAGAGCAAGCCGAATAGGTAGACTGCTAGATAAACAATCAGCAGGCTGTTCATCCATAAACGGCGATTTAACAAGGTCACTGGTTTAAGAGACAATACCAGTAGGGAGGAACTGACAATAACGGAGAGTACCAGCCAAAAAATATAGGCATCCCCCTCCAAAAACAATTGTGCCAGGTAGACACAAAAAGAAAAAAGAATCGAGGATCCGGAAAGTGCAAGCATCATTTCTTTTCGATAAGGAAACATTGCCTGCTGAATCTGACTGCCGACCGCAGCTTCGTCGCCGAATAGCCGTATCGCCTTCATTTCTGCTTCTTTATCCGATAGTTTTTCGACTTCCATCAACTCTTGTTTGCTCAGTTGCAAATGGGTCAAAAGCTCCTCTGCCAGATCTTCCTTTTCTTGTTGATTCCCTTCGATTTGTCGGACGGTTTTATCTACAAACGCTTTCAACCGCTTGCTCATACCCATCCCTCCGTGCTCTTTTGGACAAGTGATTCAATCATTTTCCAATTTTCCTGTTTTCGCTTTAGCTCTGAACCACCTTCGTCGGTCAAACGGTAATATTTCCGGCGGCCGTGTTCTGTTTCACTCCAGTAGGATTCTATCCATTGTTTCCGTTCCAGCCGCTTAAGCGCAGAATATAACGTCCCTTCACTCATTTCGTAGGTATCGTCACTTAATTGTTTTAGAATCTTGGTGATTTGGTAGCCATATAGATCCCGCTGTGCTATTAGTGACATAATAAGCAAATCGATACTGCCTTTCATCATTTCCTTATCCATCCAATCACCCCATTTCCTGCTTATCACCATTGTATTACGATGTACATCGTAATACAATGGTTAAAGGAATAAAAATCACTATTCTTAACCGAATAGTGATTTCCCTAATCGTTGCTGATCAAAATGGATTTGTCGCCCATAAAGAAGCAGATTTAATAAATATTCTTGGATGCAACTTCAGCTGCGCAACCATATACTCTGCCAAATCTTCCGGTTGCATATATTTTTCCTGGTCCACTTCATCCAGTTTATCTTTGAAAACCAATTCAGTCGCTACGGTGCTGGGTGTAAGGGCTGCTACACGGATATTATGTTTGCGAACTTCTTGAGCGAGTGATTCTGTCATGCCAAGCAGCCCGAACTTCGAAGCACTGTATGCACTCGATCCAGGTGTTCCCCGTAAACCAGAGGTGGAAGAAATGTTGATAATATCGCCGCGATTCTTTTTGATTAACTGCGGAAGCACCGTTCGTGTTACATAATAAACACCCATGAGATTGACCTCGATCACCCGTTTCCAGTCTTCCGGATCGAAGTCAAGAAAGGTGTCGTATTTACCAATTCCTGCATTATTGATGAGTATATCCGCCGATCCTATTTTTTGCTCTATTGCTTTTACAGCAGCTTCAACCTGTGAAAGATCCGATACGTCAGCCGTAGCATAGGCAGCTTCTCCTCCATGCGCGGTAATTTCCTCTGCTACAGCCTGCAAATCAGACAGTGTTCGCGCTATCAACCCAATCTTCACCCCTTCTTTTGCCAGAGCAAGAGCAGTAGCACGACCAATTCCTTTTCCTCCTCCAGTTATGTAGGCAACCTTCCCTTGCAATGATTGCGCCATTTTCATTTCCCCTTTCCGATTAAATTTTTCCCTTCTATTTATTTTAACAGTTACCTTGTTCTCTATCTTGTCATGAACCTTGTTCTTTTTTCAAAAACAGAAGGATTATCAGCCAAAGGCTTGAATAGAGTAGATTAGAAACAAAACAGGAGGGATACAAATGGCAAAGAAAATTTTGATTCTTGCTGGAGATGCTGTAGAGTCGTTGGAAATTTACTATCCATATTTCCGCTGTTTGGAGGAAGGGTTTGATACGACCATTGCCGCAACGAGCCCTAAACCATTGCATACGGTCGTCCACGATTTTGTCGGTTGGGAAACATATACCGAAAAGGCTGGGTATTTAATCGAAGCAAACGAGGCCTTTTCTGATATCGTTCCGCAACAATATGACGGTCTCATCATTCCTGGCGGCCGGGCGCCCGAACACATTCGTTTGAATGAACATGTGCCGAAAATCGTTAGCCATTTCTTTGAAGCAAACAAACCGATCGCAGCTGTCTGCCATGCCAGCCTCGTCCTGACAACTGTCCGGGAGCATATAAAAAACCGCGAAATGACTGCATATGTTGCCTGCAAGCCAGAAGTAGAAGCAGCAGGGTCCATTTACATCGAAGAGCATCTTCATACAGACGGTAACCTGATTTCCGGCCATGCCTGGCCAGATTTGCCGGGATTGATGAAAGAGTTTATCAAACAAATAAACGGCTAAGCCTTCCTTGATAAATCGGCCTCATTCAAAAATGTCCTTCTTTGTGGTAAACCGTTCACACTTGAAAGATCATTTCGATTACAGAGGCCGATTTTTGTTACTTCATCTCCTTTTAGTAAAATTCTACTACTCTGTCATCCTATTTGACGGAAAGTTAGTAGATTAACCCCATTGAGTACCTGTTCCTTCCATGTTTTAATATAGTTAACTGACTATTTTTAATATTATATTTACATTTTTTTCATCCCTCCACTGCTTCTATTTTTTTTTGATAGTTAGTTAATTAAATTAATAAAGGAGGAACTATTTTGCAAGCTCTTAAACCCATTAATTATCTTCATTTTTCCCTACTTCTTTTGATCATCTGCACCTTTCTATTCTCCGTCCCAGTTTCTGCTGAGGAAGATAGCAGTAATTGGAATGGCACACCCGAGCTATTTCAAGAAAACAGGCTTCCAAGCACCGTGACAACCATCCCGCATAATAATGAAAGTACTGCCATTAAGGGGCAAATCGACAAGTCCCGTTTTTATAAATCACTTAACGGTGATTGGAAGTTCCACTGGTCGGAAAATCCGAACCAGCGGCCAACAGACTTTTATAAGGAAAATTTCAATGATACGGACTGGGATACCATTCCTGTTCCAAGCAATTGGCAACTGCAAGGTTATGGAGATATCATCTATCTTAATCAGCAACACCCTTGGCAAGGATACGGAAAAATCTTTCCTCCTGAAGTTCCTATTGAACATAACGAAGTAGGCTCTTACCGGCACCAATTTCAAGTACCTGGCAACTGGAAAAAACGAGAAATTATTCTATCCTTTCAGGGTGTGAAATCTGCCTTCAATGTTTGGGTGAATGGCAAAAAGGTTGGATATAGCGAAGACAGTTTCACCCCCGCTGAATTTAACATTACCGATTATGTGAAAAACGGCAAAAATACACTTGCGGTGGAAGTATTCCGCTGGTCTGATGGTGCCTGGTTGGAAAATCAGGACATGGTAGATCTTAGCGGCATTTTTCGCGATGTGTATGTATACGCTACCCCCGAAGTCCATATTGAGGATTATAAACTGGAAACCGATTTAGACCAAGAGTATCAGGACGCTGTATTAAGCATTGATGGGGAGCTAACGAATAAGGAATCAGTTAATCAGAATGATTACTCGATAGAAGCAAACTTGTACGATCAGGAAAACCATCAGCTAGACTTGAATGTTAACGTACTAGCGGTAAATTCGAAGGGCGACTTTAAGAAGGATATAAAAGTAGAAAACCCTTCGAAATGGTCAGCAGAGCAGCCCAACCTCTATACTCTAGTCCTGGAGGTAAAGAACAAGAAGGGAAAATCAATTGAAACGGTAAGCTCAAAAGTAGGATTTCGAGAAATAGAAATCCAGGACAATCAAGTGAAAATAAACGGTAAGCCGATTACAATCAAAGGTGTAAATCGCCATGAAGTGGATCCAGACACTGGCTATGTAATGTCAGAAGAACGAATGCGCGAGGACATTGAAATAATGAAACGAAATAACATAAACGCTGTCCGGACCGCACATTATCCGTTCCATCCACGTTTTTATGAATTAGCTGATGAATATGGCATTTATATTCTAGATGAGGCCAACAACGAATCACACAATATGCGCCCCTTCCCCGGCAACAGCCCGGAATGGGCTTCTGCCGTACAGGACCGAATCAAAACAATGGTCAGACGAGACAAAAACCATCCTTCCGTCATTTTTTGGTCAATGGGAAATGAGGTAGGCTCTGGTGACACGTTCCGAGAAGCTTCCGAATGGATCAAAGAATTTGATCCTACACGTCTGCTCCATTTCCAACAGGATAATAGCCT
Encoded proteins:
- a CDS encoding PD40 domain-containing protein; translation: MKKKGIWALLIAIAIVTIFLVILGVVFGKEEFEKQQGLTGIYDISPDGSIAYVYFDEGHPGIYFENDSHNPNEPLVELSIDQEILDISFSPDGSSFTYVTSGKDKQAGMASSVHKYYPATNHDEELFNGESLITEIEFDPKDSDTLYFLQAGTFESYSPIASAHPHDFDVFSFDLSSGKTERHTDLKKYNMKSLKVSSREQAVFWQMDDDMDTETADDIFESHQRIFKLPLDDNGNLQALSAENRQEDVFDFALTPDEQTILFQAVSNADEGGTFEYELFSYDRETKEESQLTTLKHSVSNVIMGPEGRRVYFMVDKKFGQQQPDYHLYSVDLNGKNSQEEILYMKSSKEG
- a CDS encoding permease prefix domain 1-containing protein gives rise to the protein MSKRLKAFVDKTVRQIEGNQQEKEDLAEELLTHLQLSKQELMEVEKLSDKEAEMKAIRLFGDEAAVGSQIQQAMFPYRKEMMLALSGSSILFSFCVYLAQLFLEGDAYIFWLVLSVIVSSSLLVLSLKPVTLLNRRLWMNSLLIVYLAVYLFGLLLATGVRTSAVSSSLIVFVSLLLLLAIVLIYRTTLHDYKSGSHPLPKQAKWLHAINITAGIIVIGVVLFFLWGVLIFTGELVPAMALGLLPLIIWIGLYVMQMNLIRRHKRIAAFGTAIVPLLVIGLAVSYFIYDLMQM
- a CDS encoding PadR family transcriptional regulator gives rise to the protein MDKEMMKGSIDLLIMSLIAQRDLYGYQITKILKQLSDDTYEMSEGTLYSALKRLERKQWIESYWSETEHGRRKYYRLTDEGGSELKRKQENWKMIESLVQKSTEGWV
- a CDS encoding 3-ketoacyl-ACP reductase; protein product: MAQSLQGKVAYITGGGKGIGRATALALAKEGVKIGLIARTLSDLQAVAEEITAHGGEAAYATADVSDLSQVEAAVKAIEQKIGSADILINNAGIGKYDTFLDFDPEDWKRVIEVNLMGVYYVTRTVLPQLIKKNRGDIINISSTSGLRGTPGSSAYSASKFGLLGMTESLAQEVRKHNIRVAALTPSTVATELVFKDKLDEVDQEKYMQPEDLAEYMVAQLKLHPRIFIKSASLWATNPF
- a CDS encoding DJ-1/PfpI family protein, with translation MAKKILILAGDAVESLEIYYPYFRCLEEGFDTTIAATSPKPLHTVVHDFVGWETYTEKAGYLIEANEAFSDIVPQQYDGLIIPGGRAPEHIRLNEHVPKIVSHFFEANKPIAAVCHASLVLTTVREHIKNREMTAYVACKPEVEAAGSIYIEEHLHTDGNLISGHAWPDLPGLMKEFIKQING